Proteins from one Clostridium cellulovorans 743B genomic window:
- a CDS encoding RrF2 family transcriptional regulator, whose amino-acid sequence MKISTKGIYGLKAIVDLACYSVNEVVTIKSICERQGLSERYLEQIFSLLRKNGIIVGRKGSQGGYTLAKKPKELTVYEILTALEGELTCRPKVDVNNDLDDIISFSVWKVIDETTKKLLEEKNLEELVDEYNRNRTKQSMYYI is encoded by the coding sequence TTGAAAATTTCAACAAAAGGAATATATGGATTAAAAGCTATAGTAGATCTAGCATGTTACTCTGTAAATGAAGTAGTAACAATAAAGAGTATATGTGAAAGGCAGGGATTATCTGAGCGATATTTGGAGCAGATATTCTCATTGCTTAGAAAGAATGGGATAATCGTAGGAAGAAAAGGGTCTCAAGGTGGATATACATTAGCAAAAAAACCTAAGGAATTAACTGTCTATGAAATACTAACTGCATTAGAAGGAGAACTTACTTGCAGACCAAAGGTAGATGTCAATAATGATTTAGATGATATTATATCTTTTTCAGTTTGGAAGGTTATAGATGAGACGACTAAAAAGTTACTTGAAGAAAAAAATCTTGAAGAACTAGTTGATGAGTATAATAGAAACAGAACTAAGCAAAGTATGTATTATATTTAA
- the thiI gene encoding tRNA uracil 4-sulfurtransferase ThiI, producing the protein MKKLLLIKYASEIFLKGLNKKKFENHLRERIAENLRGLDFKFVIDEGRYFIETTDMEEAIARIVRIFGIKEVCEVVQVEKTMEAISEEALRQAKEFDKKTFKVITNRANKSFPMNSLDVSREIGGYILDNSSDLTVSVKNPEEIIYVEIRANAYVFSKKIKGAGGMPYGINGSTMLMLSGGIDSPVAGYLMARRGTEVSSVYFHSHPYTSERAKEKVIDLAKILASYTGQMKLYIVPFTEIQMKIMELCPEDELTIIMRRFMMRVSCTLAERNKIQSVSTGESIGQVASQTMEGLIVSTDVADRPVFRPLIAMDKEDIMDISRKVGTYDTSILPYEDCCTIFVPKHPKTKPVLEYICRSEENLDIEELVKEAVDNTEILLLKHENN; encoded by the coding sequence ATGAAAAAATTATTATTAATAAAATATGCCTCAGAGATATTTTTAAAAGGACTTAATAAGAAGAAGTTTGAAAATCATCTTAGAGAAAGAATAGCAGAAAATTTGAGAGGATTAGATTTTAAGTTTGTAATCGATGAAGGTAGATATTTTATAGAAACTACAGATATGGAAGAAGCTATAGCTAGAATCGTAAGGATTTTTGGTATAAAAGAAGTTTGTGAAGTTGTTCAGGTAGAAAAAACCATGGAGGCAATAAGCGAAGAAGCGCTAAGACAAGCAAAGGAATTTGATAAAAAAACCTTCAAGGTTATAACAAATAGAGCAAATAAGAGTTTCCCTATGAATTCTCTTGATGTATCAAGAGAAATTGGCGGATATATTTTAGATAATTCTAGTGACCTTACTGTAAGTGTGAAAAATCCAGAAGAAATTATATATGTGGAAATCAGAGCTAATGCATATGTTTTCTCGAAGAAAATAAAGGGTGCTGGTGGAATGCCATATGGCATTAATGGAAGTACTATGCTTATGTTATCTGGTGGGATTGATTCTCCAGTAGCAGGGTATCTAATGGCAAGAAGAGGAACAGAAGTATCTTCAGTATATTTTCATAGTCATCCATATACTAGTGAAAGAGCTAAAGAAAAAGTTATCGATTTAGCTAAAATTTTGGCTTCTTATACAGGGCAGATGAAACTTTATATTGTTCCTTTCACCGAAATTCAAATGAAGATTATGGAGCTTTGTCCAGAGGATGAGCTTACAATCATAATGAGAAGATTTATGATGAGGGTTTCTTGTACTCTTGCTGAAAGAAATAAAATACAATCAGTAAGTACTGGTGAAAGTATTGGGCAAGTTGCAAGTCAAACAATGGAAGGATTAATTGTAAGTACTGATGTAGCAGATAGACCTGTTTTTAGACCACTTATTGCTATGGATAAAGAGGATATTATGGATATATCTAGAAAGGTAGGAACTTACGATACATCAATTTTACCTTATGAAGATTGTTGTACTATATTTGTTCCTAAACATCCTAAAACAAAGCCTGTTCTTGAATATATATGTAGGTCAGAGGAGAATCTAGATATTGAAGAATTAGTGAAAGAAGCTGTTGATAATACAGAAATACTTTTGCTTAAACATGAAAATAATTAG